In the Candidatus Lokiarchaeota archaeon genome, one interval contains:
- a CDS encoding FAD-binding protein, with translation MSIVKAAGDHPLYQQLVDIVGEKKVSDNQVIISSYSKDASHLQAERPGIVVMPGSVEEVQDIVRLCNNTKTPIIPAGGRNGICGSCLPRVEGAVMLDMVNMDEVVNLDEDVMTVTVGAGLRWAELIHRLHEKGYKLGFRGPYGGNVGTVGGSTSINSIGYAASKFGPSDEGVVSLEVVLPNGDVIHTGTGWNKDAKLFGRYSSYNDMTGIFLGDHGTLGVKTKVTLKIYPAAEHKLYGDFGFENLQKATDAFLEVQKRGLTEELNLLADRQSTDTFFPGFLDSHPEIHAMFASVVQESDEQLAKRKMEIVREIALNHGGKDLGNFASQMHWGEMFNLVQPLYNNGFWLNTCHLRPIPTIPKMMEQMWNIFEKYDLLDKGIKWIASCLGAERTYATGWVTLFPPNEEKMELGLEAWNEMLDVIMDTGGCPYWNGLLWEDRVLENTEKPFIETYWKVKNAIDPNGIMAPHVFRGTD, from the coding sequence TTGAGCATAGTAAAGGCTGCGGGGGACCACCCCCTTTACCAGCAACTGGTTGACATCGTTGGAGAAAAGAAAGTAAGCGATAATCAGGTAATCATCTCATCGTACAGCAAAGATGCCAGCCATTTGCAGGCAGAACGGCCAGGCATAGTAGTGATGCCGGGTTCAGTGGAAGAAGTACAGGACATCGTCCGACTCTGTAACAACACCAAAACACCCATCATTCCTGCTGGTGGTAGGAACGGCATCTGTGGTTCATGTTTGCCACGAGTTGAGGGGGCGGTAATGCTCGACATGGTGAATATGGATGAAGTTGTCAATCTTGATGAAGATGTGATGACTGTTACTGTCGGAGCAGGGTTACGATGGGCAGAACTTATCCATCGGCTCCATGAAAAAGGCTACAAGCTTGGTTTCAGAGGGCCATATGGAGGCAATGTCGGAACTGTTGGCGGCTCCACGAGCATCAACAGCATCGGTTACGCAGCTTCGAAATTCGGACCTTCTGACGAAGGTGTTGTTTCACTTGAGGTTGTACTCCCAAACGGCGATGTTATACACACAGGAACAGGCTGGAATAAAGATGCCAAGCTCTTCGGTCGGTATTCCTCGTACAATGATATGACCGGCATCTTTCTGGGAGACCATGGGACACTTGGTGTCAAAACCAAGGTAACTCTGAAAATCTACCCAGCAGCAGAGCACAAACTGTATGGTGATTTCGGATTTGAAAACCTGCAGAAGGCCACAGATGCATTTCTGGAGGTTCAGAAGCGCGGTCTTACAGAAGAGCTTAATCTTCTTGCCGATCGCCAATCCACGGATACATTCTTCCCAGGATTCCTTGACAGTCACCCCGAGATTCATGCTATGTTTGCCTCAGTAGTCCAGGAATCTGATGAACAGCTTGCAAAGCGGAAAATGGAGATAGTCAGAGAAATAGCGCTTAATCACGGAGGCAAAGATCTTGGAAATTTCGCCTCACAGATGCACTGGGGCGAAATGTTCAATCTGGTCCAACCGCTCTATAACAACGGTTTCTGGCTCAATACATGTCATTTGCGGCCAATTCCGACCATTCCCAAGATGATGGAACAGATGTGGAACATTTTTGAGAAATATGACCTTCTTGATAAGGGCATAAAATGGATAGCCAGTTGTCTGGGTGCCGAAAGAACCTACGCAACAGGATGGGTCACGCTATTTCCTCCAAACGAAGAGAAAATGGAGCTTGGTCTTGAGGCTTGGAATGAAATGCTCGATGTTATCATGGATACAGGAGGCTGTCCATACTGGAACGGGCTGCTGTGGGAGGATCGAGTTCTAGAGAATACAGAGAAACCTTTCATCGAAACATACTGGAAGGTAAAGAACGCCATCGACCCGAATGGCATAATGGCGCCTCATGTGTTCAGGGGGACTGACTAG
- the amrS gene encoding AmmeMemoRadiSam system radical SAM enzyme: protein MKEAVLYTKLDDGVRCDLCARRCVIKEGETGFCRVRAVRDGKLYTKVYGLIDGRAADPIEKKPLFHFAPGSSTFSISTSSCNFRCQFCLNYHSSQRQEPVGTEMKPEEIVEFAKKQDCSGISYTYTEPTIFMEIAHDTAKIAKDNDMYNTFVTNGYMTREAIDYIAPYLDAVTVDFKGSGNKEFYDEYMSVPRVKPIYDSLSDFKKHGVHIEVTDLIIPEVGDKEEDTQHMAEWIVENLGERTPVHITAFGPTYKMTDIPRTPPDMLRRHIKIAEDAGLIFVYSGNLAGDDHENTYCPECGEKAVGRWSVYLKENNLSEDGTCPTCGTDLNMQGIKWMGKGSRRRLF, encoded by the coding sequence ATGAAGGAAGCGGTGCTGTATACAAAGCTCGACGATGGCGTACGCTGCGATCTGTGTGCTAGGAGATGCGTCATCAAAGAAGGTGAGACTGGCTTCTGTAGAGTTAGAGCTGTGCGAGACGGAAAACTCTACACAAAAGTATATGGTCTCATAGACGGGCGTGCAGCTGATCCAATAGAGAAGAAACCGCTCTTTCATTTTGCCCCTGGCTCAAGTACGTTCTCCATCAGTACTTCATCGTGCAATTTCAGGTGTCAATTCTGTCTCAATTATCATTCTTCGCAGAGACAAGAGCCGGTAGGTACAGAAATGAAACCCGAAGAGATAGTAGAATTCGCTAAGAAACAAGATTGCAGTGGAATAAGCTACACCTACACAGAGCCTACCATTTTCATGGAGATTGCACACGATACCGCTAAGATTGCAAAGGACAATGATATGTACAATACTTTCGTAACAAATGGTTACATGACCCGTGAAGCCATAGACTACATCGCTCCGTATCTAGACGCTGTGACTGTTGATTTCAAAGGCAGCGGCAACAAGGAATTTTATGATGAATACATGAGTGTTCCTCGAGTCAAACCCATCTATGATTCCCTTTCGGACTTCAAGAAGCACGGTGTGCATATCGAAGTTACGGATCTCATCATTCCTGAAGTGGGGGACAAAGAAGAAGATACGCAACATATGGCGGAATGGATAGTGGAGAATCTCGGCGAGCGAACCCCGGTTCACATAACCGCTTTCGGACCAACCTACAAAATGACCGACATTCCACGTACTCCTCCCGATATGCTACGACGTCATATCAAGATCGCAGAGGATGCAGGATTGATTTTTGTCTACTCTGGAAATCTGGCTGGTGATGACCATGAAAATACATATTGTCCGGAGTGTGGCGAGAAAGCAGTTGGAAGATGGTCAGTATATCTGAAAGAGAATAACCTGTCAGAAGACGGTACTTGTCCAACCTGCGGTACTGATTTAAACATGCAAGGCATAAAATGGATGGGCAAAGGCAGCAGGCGAAGATTGTTCTAG
- a CDS encoding radical SAM protein, with amino-acid sequence MIRWLNALQEYPFEHHPCWSNERRQLWERIHLPVARRCNLKCGFCDHKFGANCHQSKPGLSTKLFSVDEALTSLAKEIQHRENLQIAAISGPGEPLANPETLELFSRARKKYEQLEFCLSTNGTLLEEKLFSLVEFGVRTITVSMSAYNPSTAERIYEWARFDGNRVTGLSMAEEIVNRQIRGIFEAVSAGIHVKVNTILIPSINKDEMQGLSKVLADIGVDMQNIIPLVPLDNMSDLRPPSESELQAAREAGSKYLPQFLHCKQCRSDVVGIPGNDTIL; translated from the coding sequence ATTATAAGATGGTTGAATGCTTTGCAAGAGTACCCATTTGAGCATCATCCCTGTTGGTCGAATGAAAGAAGGCAACTCTGGGAAAGAATCCACCTTCCTGTTGCCCGCAGATGCAATCTCAAGTGCGGATTTTGTGATCACAAATTTGGAGCCAATTGTCATCAATCTAAGCCTGGTCTATCCACAAAATTATTCTCTGTAGATGAAGCACTAACTTCACTGGCTAAGGAAATACAACACAGGGAGAATCTGCAAATAGCTGCCATTTCTGGACCAGGGGAGCCACTGGCAAATCCAGAGACACTCGAGCTGTTCTCACGGGCACGGAAAAAATACGAGCAGCTGGAATTTTGTCTTAGCACAAATGGAACGCTCCTGGAAGAGAAACTTTTCAGTCTTGTCGAATTCGGAGTTCGCACGATTACCGTTTCAATGAGTGCCTACAATCCCTCCACAGCTGAGAGAATCTATGAATGGGCCAGATTTGACGGTAACAGGGTTACAGGGCTTTCAATGGCCGAGGAGATTGTGAATCGACAAATCCGCGGTATATTCGAAGCAGTCTCTGCTGGAATTCATGTCAAGGTAAATACAATCCTCATACCCAGTATCAACAAAGATGAGATGCAAGGCCTTTCCAAGGTATTGGCAGATATTGGAGTGGATATGCAGAACATAATCCCGTTGGTTCCGTTGGACAATATGTCTGATCTTCGTCCACCTAGTGAAAGCGAATTACAGGCTGCGAGAGAAGCTGGATCAAAATATCTCCCTCAGTTTCTCCATTGCAAGCAATGCAGGAGCGACGTGGTAGGCATACCAGGGAACGATACTATTCTATAG
- a CDS encoding DNA topoisomerase VI subunit B, whose translation MLSAGGADSSLKELSVSAWFYRNRTIAGFDNPARSLYVSVRELVENALDACEEAKVLPEISVSLQRESSLDDGEDLFAAGPQLYCLTVEDNGTGICPENAPKLLGKMLTGTKYAQKQSRGTFGLGGALALLYGQITTQNPIEIKTREHGEPVGHKLVLQLDIEANEPIILEETDFPKNQAGHGTTVSYHLKGDWLRSKRRIIDYFRQTSIIAPYASLRFENPDDEHLLFKRVTSSLPDVPSEMKPHPEGIDLEMLKKMLSVADNWTLAGFLRSAFHRVGEVTAENLLEHCGLDAEKNPSDLTKAELKQLMRGIDTFEEFLPPSASALSPAGEEVLSAGIKRLEPQFFAVCRRKPSVYEGHPFIVEVGVAYGGEIKEGLDLYRFANRIPLLYDEGSDVSNKVMRELNLGNYDLDEQDKLAFFTHICSTQIPYKTVGKEYIGNVDSIRREIDLGFKQCLRDIATNVRRKHRARRKRRKKNKLQQYYRFISSTLSESTGQKVSIEALFPQGGCNQ comes from the coding sequence ATGCTATCAGCTGGCGGCGCAGATTCCAGTTTGAAGGAGTTATCAGTCTCCGCTTGGTTCTATCGGAACCGTACCATCGCCGGGTTTGACAATCCGGCCCGATCCCTGTATGTTTCAGTAAGGGAATTAGTGGAGAATGCTCTTGATGCCTGTGAAGAGGCCAAGGTACTACCTGAAATATCGGTATCACTTCAGAGAGAAAGCTCGCTGGATGATGGCGAAGATCTTTTTGCGGCTGGACCTCAGCTTTACTGTCTGACCGTTGAGGATAATGGAACCGGTATATGCCCAGAGAATGCACCTAAGTTGTTAGGCAAGATGCTAACGGGTACAAAATATGCCCAGAAACAGAGCCGGGGAACATTCGGTCTCGGTGGGGCTTTAGCCCTCCTTTATGGACAAATTACAACGCAGAACCCCATAGAAATCAAAACAAGAGAACATGGGGAACCCGTGGGGCATAAACTTGTTCTACAGCTTGATATTGAGGCGAATGAACCAATAATCCTTGAAGAAACAGATTTCCCGAAGAATCAGGCAGGTCACGGCACTACAGTTTCTTACCATCTCAAAGGTGACTGGCTGAGAAGCAAACGAAGAATCATTGACTATTTCAGGCAAACCAGTATCATCGCTCCCTACGCGTCTCTTAGATTTGAAAATCCAGATGACGAGCATCTCCTATTCAAACGTGTAACAAGCTCCCTGCCCGATGTGCCTTCTGAAATGAAACCCCACCCAGAGGGAATAGATCTAGAGATGCTCAAGAAGATGTTAAGTGTAGCGGACAATTGGACATTGGCCGGATTCTTAAGAAGCGCATTTCATCGAGTGGGAGAAGTAACCGCCGAAAACCTTCTGGAACACTGTGGACTCGATGCAGAGAAAAATCCAAGTGACCTGACAAAAGCCGAACTAAAGCAGCTCATGAGGGGTATAGACACCTTTGAAGAGTTCCTTCCCCCTTCAGCTTCTGCTCTGTCCCCAGCTGGCGAAGAAGTTCTTTCAGCAGGAATCAAAAGGCTCGAACCACAATTTTTTGCCGTGTGTCGGAGAAAACCAAGCGTATACGAAGGGCATCCATTTATCGTCGAAGTGGGTGTGGCCTACGGTGGAGAAATCAAAGAGGGTTTGGACCTCTATCGTTTTGCAAACCGAATTCCCTTGCTATACGACGAAGGCTCGGACGTATCAAACAAAGTTATGCGGGAGTTGAATCTTGGAAACTATGATTTGGATGAACAAGATAAACTCGCTTTCTTTACACACATATGTTCAACCCAGATTCCTTACAAGACAGTCGGTAAGGAGTATATCGGTAATGTGGACAGCATCAGACGTGAAATTGACCTGGGTTTCAAACAGTGTCTTCGAGATATTGCAACTAACGTGAGAAGAAAACATAGAGCGCGAAGAAAACGGCGAAAGAAGAACAAATTGCAACAGTATTACAGATTCATATCGAGTACGCTTTCAGAATCCACAGGTCAAAAAGTCTCGATTGAAGCTCTTTTTCCTCAAGGGGGATGTAATCAGTGA
- a CDS encoding CDC48 family AAA ATPase: MKLKVAAAMPKDQGRGIVRLNSKIRRDLGLRSGDYVLIKGDKETVAVAWPALQEDEVLDMIRMDGLIRKNAGAKLGEVIELQKVDPPDATRVVLAPSQPIRFRGGFETYLKKQILNKPLTRGDVLMVASIGSGLKFHVTAVSPSKHVKVNRQTKVEIRTKPVQPEDTQVPQVTYEDIGGLSKELQKIREMVELPMKSPDLFKRLGIEPPKGVFLRGPPGTGKTLIAKAVANESGANFQAINGPEIMSKFYGESEQKLREVFEQAEKNAPSIIFIDEIDSIAPKRAEVTGEVERRVVAQLLSLMDGLEGRGQVIVIGATNRPDDVDEALRRPGRFDREIHIGIPDRQGRLEILQIHTRGMPLEEDLELGRLADVTHGFVGADLESLAREAAMHALRRVLPHVDPETGDIPADILNDLYVTHEDFEAAMSEVSPSALREVMVESPNVQWNDVGGLDEVKSRLREAVEAPLKHPDVFEEMGIRTPKGVLLFGPPGTGKTLLAKAVATESEANFISIKGPEIFNKYVGESEKAVREIFKKARQTAPCVLFFDEIDAVMGHRSMRDETGVSKRIVNQFLAELDGMQSLQNVLVVGATNRADILDPAVLRPGRFDSVIFVPPPDEDARVEIFEVHTRDMPLTDDVDLRELAKMTKGFSGADIEGLCREAAMTAVRKDWKAKPVEMKHFKSAMDEVRPSISAEDKERYKSQAERVRRRAPSHDEQLSGYV; the protein is encoded by the coding sequence GTGAAATTGAAGGTAGCAGCGGCGATGCCAAAAGACCAAGGCCGCGGTATAGTTAGATTGAATTCCAAGATAAGACGAGATCTTGGTCTCCGGTCAGGAGACTACGTGCTTATCAAAGGAGACAAGGAAACGGTTGCAGTTGCTTGGCCAGCCCTACAAGAAGATGAAGTACTCGATATGATTCGGATGGACGGGTTGATTCGAAAGAATGCCGGAGCTAAGCTGGGTGAGGTTATTGAACTACAGAAAGTAGATCCTCCTGACGCAACCCGCGTCGTACTAGCTCCAAGTCAGCCAATTCGCTTTCGCGGTGGTTTCGAGACCTATCTGAAGAAACAGATTCTCAATAAGCCGCTTACGCGTGGAGACGTACTTATGGTTGCCTCCATTGGTTCCGGTTTGAAATTCCATGTGACCGCCGTATCACCTAGTAAACATGTTAAAGTAAACCGTCAGACGAAGGTTGAAATCAGAACCAAGCCGGTCCAGCCAGAGGATACCCAAGTCCCACAGGTCACATACGAGGATATTGGTGGGCTTTCCAAGGAATTGCAGAAAATACGCGAAATGGTAGAGCTCCCCATGAAGTCTCCTGATCTGTTCAAGAGACTCGGGATTGAGCCGCCAAAGGGTGTTTTCCTCAGAGGACCCCCTGGAACAGGAAAGACGCTCATTGCGAAAGCTGTAGCAAATGAGTCTGGTGCCAATTTCCAAGCTATCAATGGCCCTGAAATCATGTCCAAGTTCTATGGAGAATCTGAGCAGAAGCTTCGCGAAGTATTTGAGCAAGCCGAGAAAAACGCTCCGAGTATCATCTTCATTGACGAGATCGATAGTATCGCGCCCAAGCGGGCTGAGGTCACTGGTGAAGTTGAGAGACGGGTAGTTGCTCAGCTCTTGTCACTCATGGATGGCCTAGAAGGCCGTGGACAAGTAATCGTGATCGGAGCTACGAATCGTCCCGATGACGTCGACGAAGCTCTGAGACGACCTGGCAGGTTTGACCGAGAAATCCACATTGGTATACCTGACAGACAAGGTAGATTGGAGATTCTTCAGATTCATACTCGAGGTATGCCTCTTGAGGAAGATCTTGAGTTGGGTCGCCTTGCTGATGTCACACATGGCTTTGTCGGAGCTGATTTGGAGTCTCTTGCTCGAGAAGCTGCAATGCACGCTCTAAGACGGGTGCTACCTCATGTTGACCCAGAAACGGGTGACATTCCTGCAGATATCTTAAATGATCTTTACGTCACGCACGAGGACTTTGAGGCCGCGATGTCGGAAGTTTCACCTTCTGCACTGCGTGAGGTTATGGTTGAATCACCAAACGTTCAATGGAATGATGTTGGTGGTCTAGACGAGGTCAAGAGCAGACTAAGAGAAGCTGTTGAGGCTCCCTTGAAGCATCCTGATGTCTTTGAAGAGATGGGCATTCGCACCCCAAAGGGTGTCCTTCTATTTGGACCTCCTGGAACTGGTAAGACCCTTCTTGCGAAGGCTGTTGCTACTGAAAGCGAGGCCAACTTCATTTCCATCAAAGGTCCAGAAATCTTCAACAAGTATGTTGGAGAATCTGAAAAGGCTGTTCGAGAGATTTTCAAAAAGGCAAGACAAACCGCACCATGTGTACTGTTCTTTGACGAGATAGATGCCGTCATGGGTCATAGAAGCATGCGGGATGAAACTGGTGTGAGCAAGCGGATTGTAAATCAGTTCCTTGCAGAGCTTGATGGCATGCAGTCACTTCAGAATGTGCTGGTTGTTGGTGCAACGAACCGAGCAGATATCCTCGATCCTGCTGTATTGAGGCCCGGAAGATTCGATTCGGTAATATTTGTTCCTCCACCTGATGAGGATGCCCGAGTTGAGATATTCGAGGTTCATACCAGGGATATGCCATTGACTGACGATGTTGACCTACGAGAACTTGCCAAAATGACTAAAGGATTCTCCGGTGCGGATATCGAAGGTCTCTGCAGAGAAGCGGCGATGACGGCTGTGAGAAAAGACTGGAAGGCCAAACCTGTAGAAATGAAGCATTTCAAGAGCGCCATGGATGAGGTTAGGCCAAGTATATCAGCAGAAGACAAGGAACGGTACAAGTCTCAGGCTGAACGTGTGCGTCGTAGAGCACCAAGCCATGATGAACAACTTTCTGGCTATGTCTAA
- a CDS encoding FAD-dependent oxidoreductase — MDFDVAIVGSGPAGIFCALELLRNKPELRVKILERGKPIEERHCPNSKAARGCKKCQPCQILAGWGGAGAFSDGKLTISPRVGGWLDEIIGMDRLSELIGYVDDIYLEHGAPEKTYGCDQDEIEEYSRKAALAGMELIPQQIRHMGREGCISVMTSMYDEISEHAEINFNTGAKELLVEDSKVVGVEANNGEESVRAKYVVAAPGRVGNEWLSNQAERFPSLQTESNYVDIGVRVEIPAPVMADIAEALYEPKLIYYSKQFDDKVRLFCFNPQGYVTTEYYDEILTVNGQSFASKKTRSSNFALLVSTKFTAPFNEPIEYGRSIARLANMLGDGVLVQRLSDLRRGKRSTEKRLSRSPVEPTLPAACPGDLSFALPYRHLSSIMEMLEALDELCPGVASDGTLLYGVEVKFYSSRIGVDASLETEVENLYAIGDGAGITRGLMQSSVSGVVTARDILTKEGVDVP; from the coding sequence ATGGACTTTGATGTTGCTATTGTGGGCAGTGGTCCTGCCGGTATATTCTGTGCTTTGGAGCTTCTGAGGAATAAACCAGAACTCCGGGTGAAAATACTGGAGCGCGGCAAGCCTATTGAAGAACGACACTGTCCCAATTCAAAGGCAGCACGAGGATGCAAGAAATGCCAACCCTGCCAAATCTTAGCAGGGTGGGGTGGTGCAGGAGCATTCTCTGACGGTAAACTAACGATTTCACCCCGAGTAGGTGGCTGGCTCGATGAAATAATCGGTATGGATCGTCTGAGCGAACTCATAGGATACGTGGACGATATTTACCTTGAACATGGTGCTCCAGAGAAAACCTATGGCTGCGATCAAGACGAGATTGAGGAATACTCTCGAAAAGCAGCTTTGGCGGGAATGGAACTAATTCCTCAGCAGATACGCCATATGGGGAGAGAGGGCTGCATCAGTGTTATGACCAGCATGTATGATGAAATATCCGAACATGCTGAAATCAATTTCAATACTGGGGCTAAAGAGCTACTTGTCGAGGATTCCAAAGTAGTAGGAGTCGAAGCAAACAACGGAGAAGAATCTGTCCGGGCCAAATATGTAGTGGCTGCTCCTGGGAGGGTAGGCAACGAATGGCTATCAAACCAAGCTGAAAGGTTTCCATCATTACAAACCGAAAGCAACTATGTTGACATCGGTGTGCGTGTGGAGATACCTGCTCCTGTCATGGCAGATATAGCAGAGGCACTCTACGAGCCCAAATTGATATACTACAGCAAGCAATTTGATGACAAGGTTAGGCTCTTCTGTTTTAATCCGCAGGGCTATGTCACGACAGAATACTATGATGAGATTCTCACCGTAAATGGTCAATCCTTTGCAAGCAAGAAAACCAGAAGCTCGAATTTTGCTCTTCTTGTTTCAACGAAATTCACGGCACCATTCAATGAACCAATTGAGTATGGTAGATCAATAGCTAGACTGGCGAACATGCTGGGAGATGGTGTCCTCGTCCAGCGTTTATCCGATCTTCGTAGAGGAAAGAGAAGCACGGAGAAACGGCTTTCTAGAAGCCCAGTGGAGCCAACCCTCCCTGCAGCTTGTCCTGGAGATCTTAGTTTTGCTCTCCCATACCGCCATCTTAGCTCGATAATGGAAATGCTGGAGGCTTTGGATGAACTCTGTCCGGGTGTGGCGAGCGATGGTACTCTACTATACGGAGTAGAGGTGAAATTCTATTCTTCGCGAATCGGGGTTGATGCCTCACTTGAGACGGAAGTCGAGAATCTATATGCGATTGGAGACGGAGCCGGTATAACAAGAGGCTTGATGCAATCATCGGTATCTGGCGTCGTTACAGCAAGAGATATCCTCACCAAAGAAGGAGTAGATGTTCCTTGA